A single window of Bacillota bacterium DNA harbors:
- a CDS encoding diguanylate cyclase, with translation MRLRNKVLSILGPTILCLIVVLYVTSRIILLGGFARLEEREVRRNVGHALSTLSDRLSSLGNLVEDWALWDDTCRFIEDKNLAYIESNLGDLTFSNLGLSVMLYMDASGETVFGKGFDLSRNEAIPVPEGLREQVDRLATHGRAGKGVATSPSESVSGILLLPEGPMLVAASPILTSEGKGPVRGTLIMGRYLDSAVVRQLTESVHLPVSIERLGSPEAGPDLKRELASGLDPDSVHVRVLGTDLVEGSQVLEDLTGNPCLLLKVQVPRDIYNRGRASVLYFLAWLMAAGGVFGIVTIASLEKMVLSRLSVLSKGVNAIGATGDLSARVPATGHDEISDLSQEINRMLGALQTYQDQLRASEERYRHLSVTDSLTGLRNRTHFEEEMRRLEGQSHAPIGIILCDVDGLKLVNDTFGHDAGDQLLLAASRVFREALPGEGTVARIGGDEFAMLLPDTDRTATESVCRRLRDAIELYNAAHAELPLSASMGFAARNDDDASKSMASLFKEADDMMYREKLHRSRTTRSVIVQTLMKAIEARDFVTEGRLDRLENLVARVAKAIGLSEDNVADLRMLAKFHNIGKVGVPDRILAKPGSLTPEETEEMRLHCKIGLRIAQSVSDLVPISDWILKHHEWWNGQGYPLGLRGEEIPLECRILSIVDAYDAMTSDRPYRRALTHEQAVRELERCAGTQFDPSLVDRIVQILEADGSNPPGASSDPGPTPHDS, from the coding sequence ATGAGGCTGCGCAACAAGGTCTTGAGCATACTTGGTCCCACTATCCTGTGTCTGATAGTGGTGTTGTACGTCACTTCCCGAATCATTCTCCTTGGCGGATTCGCGAGGCTAGAGGAGCGCGAGGTGCGCAGGAACGTCGGACATGCCCTCAGTACCTTGAGCGACCGCCTCTCGTCCCTCGGTAACCTCGTCGAAGATTGGGCCCTTTGGGACGACACTTGCAGATTCATCGAGGACAAGAACCTAGCGTACATCGAGTCCAACCTGGGAGACCTCACCTTTTCCAACCTTGGGCTGAGCGTCATGCTCTACATGGACGCGTCTGGTGAGACTGTCTTTGGGAAGGGATTCGACCTCAGTAGGAACGAGGCGATTCCGGTCCCAGAAGGCTTGCGGGAGCAAGTCGACAGACTCGCGACGCATGGGCGCGCCGGTAAGGGCGTCGCGACGTCACCTTCAGAAAGCGTATCGGGCATACTGCTCCTGCCGGAGGGCCCCATGCTCGTCGCGGCCAGTCCCATCCTGACGAGTGAAGGAAAGGGTCCGGTCCGAGGAACGCTCATCATGGGACGCTACCTCGATTCTGCCGTGGTCCGGCAACTCACGGAGTCGGTCCATTTGCCGGTCTCCATCGAGAGGTTAGGCAGCCCGGAAGCCGGGCCGGACCTGAAGCGGGAGCTTGCATCTGGACTTGATCCAGACTCTGTCCACGTACGGGTATTGGGGACAGACCTTGTCGAAGGCTCCCAGGTGCTCGAGGATCTCACGGGGAACCCGTGTCTCCTCCTCAAAGTCCAAGTGCCCAGGGACATCTACAACCGCGGCCGCGCGAGCGTCCTGTATTTCCTTGCGTGGCTCATGGCTGCCGGCGGAGTGTTCGGCATTGTGACCATCGCATCCCTGGAGAAGATGGTGCTATCAAGGCTTAGTGTTCTGAGCAAGGGCGTGAATGCCATAGGCGCCACCGGAGACCTCTCCGCGAGGGTGCCAGCGACGGGGCATGACGAGATATCCGACCTGTCCCAGGAGATAAACCGGATGCTCGGGGCGCTCCAAACGTATCAGGACCAACTGCGAGCGAGCGAGGAACGCTATCGCCATCTTAGCGTCACAGACTCCCTTACGGGCCTCCGGAACCGCACTCACTTCGAAGAGGAGATGCGCCGTCTGGAGGGACAAAGCCACGCCCCCATCGGGATCATCCTCTGTGACGTGGACGGCCTCAAACTGGTCAACGATACCTTTGGACACGACGCGGGCGACCAACTCCTCCTTGCGGCCTCCCGCGTGTTCAGAGAGGCGCTGCCCGGGGAAGGGACCGTAGCCAGGATCGGCGGCGACGAGTTCGCCATGTTGCTCCCGGACACCGACAGAACCGCAACCGAGAGCGTTTGCCGCAGGTTGCGCGACGCGATCGAGCTTTACAACGCAGCACATGCGGAGCTGCCTCTCAGCGCCTCCATGGGCTTCGCCGCTCGCAATGACGATGACGCCTCCAAGAGCATGGCCAGCCTGTTCAAAGAGGCGGACGACATGATGTACCGCGAGAAGCTGCACCGAAGCCGAACCACTCGCAGCGTCATCGTTCAAACCCTCATGAAGGCGATAGAGGCCAGGGATTTCGTCACGGAAGGTCGCTTGGACAGGCTGGAGAATCTGGTGGCGCGGGTTGCCAAAGCCATCGGCCTGTCGGAAGACAACGTAGCCGATCTGCGCATGCTCGCGAAGTTTCACAACATAGGCAAGGTAGGCGTTCCCGACCGCATCCTGGCGAAGCCGGGTTCGCTTACGCCCGAGGAGACTGAAGAGATGAGACTTCACTGCAAGATCGGCCTTCGCATCGCCCAGTCAGTTTCCGACCTCGTCCCGATATCAGACTGGATTCTCAAGCACCATGAATGGTGGAATGGCCAAGGGTACCCTCTCGGGTTGAGAGGCGAGGAGATCCCCCTCGAGTGCCGGATCCTGTCTATCGTGGACGCCTACGATGCCATGACGAGCGACCGCCCGTACCGACGGGCGCTGACCCATGAGCAGGCCGTGCGTGAACTGGAACGCTGCGCGGGCACCCAGTTCGATCCAAGCCTGGTGGATAGGATTGTACAGATACTGGAGGCGGACGGCTCGAACCCCCCCGGAGCAAGCTCCGATCCCGGCCCCACCCCGCATGATTCCTGA
- a CDS encoding polysaccharide deacetylase family protein translates to MPDLTQYIRLLSLLLSGGLGYVFFRRLSRKGFLCFLRREPRSRASRAFLAIVSVLCTVFALAAILHFYVYYGFDYQPDIFRAGNRNTNKVAITFDDGPSREFTPLILDILKEYEVPAAFFLVGVHVEKYPDVAERIVSEGHEIGNHTYRHINIPTASNRLLYEEVIRATRVIATIAGRYPDYIRPPRGIYDARFRRLAHALGQRIVLWTVSSRDWRYATTHQVIVRRVVGAARGGDIILFHDSGALVRNEGGDRSATVKALPLIIEGLRQKGLDIVPLSVLLAEEQGEDFPRVDMPE, encoded by the coding sequence TTGCCGGACCTTACTCAATACATTCGTCTTCTCTCGTTGTTACTGAGCGGCGGCCTTGGCTACGTCTTCTTTCGCCGCCTGAGTCGAAAGGGTTTCCTTTGTTTCTTGCGGCGGGAACCTCGTTCTCGTGCCTCCCGCGCCTTTCTCGCCATCGTCAGTGTACTATGTACCGTGTTCGCATTGGCGGCTATACTGCATTTCTATGTATACTACGGGTTCGACTACCAGCCCGACATATTCCGAGCAGGAAACCGGAACACGAACAAGGTTGCCATCACCTTCGACGATGGCCCAAGCCGCGAATTCACCCCGCTGATCTTGGATATCCTCAAGGAATACGAAGTGCCTGCCGCTTTCTTCCTCGTTGGAGTTCATGTTGAGAAGTATCCGGACGTCGCGGAGAGGATAGTCAGCGAGGGACACGAGATCGGCAACCATACCTACCGGCACATAAACATCCCCACTGCGTCCAACCGACTGCTCTATGAGGAAGTCATTCGGGCAACGAGGGTGATCGCGACGATCGCGGGCCGGTACCCGGACTACATTCGGCCACCACGCGGCATATACGATGCACGGTTTCGGAGGCTCGCCCACGCGCTCGGTCAGAGAATCGTCCTTTGGACCGTGTCCAGCCGTGACTGGCGATACGCCACCACGCACCAGGTGATTGTGAGGAGGGTGGTCGGCGCGGCCAGAGGAGGAGACATAATCCTCTTTCACGACAGTGGCGCTCTCGTTCGGAATGAAGGCGGCGACCGCTCTGCCACTGTAAAGGCGCTGCCTTTGATTATAGAGGGTCTTAGGCAGAAAGGACTGGACATAGTCCCGCTCAGCGTCTTGTTGGCAGAAGAACAAGGCGAGGACTTCCCCCGCGTTGACATGCCTGAATGA
- a CDS encoding cell wall-active antibiotics response protein, producing the protein MRHVRVHSILLGLLVIALGAVWLLRNLGLVEADIGQIIGTYWPALLIVWGLDAISSAFSPSPGREGRSQGLLSTSGVFGLLLLLLGIVLIGRNLGLYDVDLSIIWRVLWPIILILVGWSLIRGTSGAGGTHWAFMSGIDRKAPGWDLKDGNYVAIMGGIELDLTKARIPEGSTRLNLTAIMGGIVIKVPTDLAVECRGTALLGGVHFIDEEGGGIIASRAYSRSSPEGISRKIVIDAWTLMGGVDVKDVK; encoded by the coding sequence GTGAGGCACGTTCGAGTCCACTCCATCCTCCTGGGTCTTCTCGTAATCGCGCTGGGCGCTGTGTGGCTCCTCAGAAACTTGGGTCTTGTCGAAGCGGACATCGGTCAGATCATAGGGACGTACTGGCCCGCCTTGCTCATAGTCTGGGGCTTGGACGCGATCTCCTCGGCATTCTCTCCTTCGCCCGGTCGCGAGGGCCGATCGCAGGGTCTATTGAGCACCTCGGGTGTCTTCGGTCTCCTCCTGCTCCTTCTTGGGATCGTCCTCATCGGTCGCAACCTTGGCCTGTACGATGTGGACCTCTCGATCATCTGGAGAGTCCTGTGGCCGATCATCCTCATCTTGGTCGGATGGAGCCTGATACGCGGAACTTCGGGCGCGGGCGGCACTCATTGGGCGTTCATGAGCGGAATCGACCGCAAAGCACCCGGGTGGGACCTCAAGGACGGCAACTACGTAGCCATCATGGGCGGGATCGAGCTCGACCTCACCAAGGCCCGCATCCCAGAAGGCTCGACCAGACTGAATCTCACTGCGATCATGGGGGGCATAGTTATCAAGGTCCCCACAGACCTTGCTGTGGAGTGTCGGGGAACCGCGCTACTGGGCGGGGTGCATTTCATCGACGAGGAGGGCGGCGGCATAATAGCATCCCGCGCGTACAGTCGGTCCAGCCCTGAAGGCATCTCGAGGAAGATCGTCATCGACGCATGGACGCTCATGGGAGGCGTCGACGTCAAGGATGTCAAGTAG